One stretch of Muribaculum intestinale DNA includes these proteins:
- a CDS encoding methylated-DNA--[protein]-cysteine S-methyltransferase — MTDDLIIIAPYQSPCGTLVLGDWNGSLCMCDWLHGRFHARTLQRLLRHTRARDFANGDSLVIDMARRQLDEYFARIRRNFDIPLLYAGTEFQTRVWDALRNVVYGSDKSYSDLASDAGLPAGVRAVANAVGANAMSVIIPCHRIIGSDGRLTGYAGGLEAKRYLLELERHSNRL; from the coding sequence ATGACGGACGATTTGATTATTATTGCTCCTTATCAGTCGCCTTGTGGCACTCTCGTACTTGGTGACTGGAATGGGTCGTTGTGTATGTGCGACTGGCTGCATGGCCGTTTCCATGCCCGCACATTGCAGCGCCTGCTCCGGCACACGCGTGCCCGTGATTTTGCCAATGGCGACAGCCTGGTCATTGATATGGCACGCCGGCAGCTTGATGAATATTTTGCCCGCATACGCCGAAATTTTGATATTCCGCTGTTGTATGCAGGCACAGAATTTCAGACCCGTGTATGGGATGCGCTCCGTAATGTGGTATATGGGTCGGATAAGAGTTATTCGGATCTTGCATCGGATGCCGGACTGCCGGCAGGTGTGCGTGCTGTGGCTAATGCTGTCGGTGCCAATGCGATGTCAGTGATAATACCATGCCATAGAATCATAGGGAGCGACGGTAGGCTTACAGGCTATGCCGGCGGGTTGGAGGCCAAAAGGTATCTTTTGGAACTGGAGAGACACAGCAATAGACTCTGA